One window of Dama dama isolate Ldn47 chromosome 30, ASM3311817v1, whole genome shotgun sequence genomic DNA carries:
- the POU4F1 gene encoding POU domain, class 4, transcription factor 1: MMSMNSKQPHFAMHPTLPEHKYPSLHSSSEAIRRACLPTPPLQSNLFASLDETLLARAEALAAVDIAVSQGKSHPFKPDATYHTMNSVPCTSTSTVPLAHHHHHHHHHQALEPGDLLDHISSPSLALMAGAGGASAAGGGAHDGPGGGGPGGGGGGGPGGGGGGPGGGGGGGPGGGGGGPGGGLLGGSAHPHPHMHGLGHLSHPAAAAAMNMPSGLPHPGLVAAAAHHGAAAAAAAAAAGQVAAASAAAAVVGAAGLASICDSDTDPRELEAFAERFKQRRIKLGVTQADVGSALANLKIPGVGSLSQSTICRFESLTLSHNNMIALKPILQAWLEEAEGAQREKMNKPELFNGGEKKRKRTSIAAPEKRSLEAYFAVQPRPSSEKIAAIAEKLDLKKNVVRVWFCNQRQKQKRMKFSATY, encoded by the exons ATGATGTCCATGAACAGCAAGCAGCCTCACTTTGCCATGCACCCCACGCTCCCTGAGCACAAGTACCCGTCGCTGCACTCCAGCTCCGAGGCCATCCGGCGGGCCTGCCTGCCCACGCCGCCG CTGCAGAGCAACCTCTTCGCCAGCCTAGACGAAACGCTGCTGGCGCGGGCCGAGGCGCTGGCGGCCGTGGACATCGCCGTGTCCCAGGGCAAGAGCCACCCGTTCAAGCCGGACGCCACGTACCACACGATGAACAGCGTGCCCTGCACGTCCACGTCCACCGTGCCGCTCgcgcaccaccatcaccaccaccaccaccaccaggcgcTCGAGCCCGGCGACCTGCTGGATCACATCTCGTCGCCCTCGCTCGCGCTCATGGCCGGCGCGGGCGGCGCCAGCGCGGCGGGCGGCGGCGCCCACGATGGCCCGGGGGGCGGCGGCccggggggcggcggcggcggcggccccggaggcggcggcggcggccccgggggcggcggcggcggcggcccggggggcggcggcgggggcccGGGCGGCGGGCTGCTGGGCGGCTCGGCGCACCCGCACCCGCACATGCACGGCCTGGGCCACCTGTCGCacccggcggcggcggccgccaTGAACATGCCGTCGGGGCTGCCGCACCCGGGGCTGGTGGCGGCGGCGGCCCACcacggcgcggcggcggcggcggcggcggcagcggccggGCAGGTGGCGGCGGCGTCGGCGGCGGCAGCCGTGGTGGGCGCGGCGGGCCTGGCGTCCATCTGCGACTCGGACACGGACCCGCGCGAGCTCGAGGCGTTCGCCGAGCGCTTCAAGCAGCGGCGCATCAAGCTGGGCGTGACGCAGGCCGACGTGGGCTCGGCGCTGGCCAACCTCAAGATCCCGGGCGTGGGCTCTCTCAGCCAGAGCACCATCTGCAGGTTCGAGTCGCTCACGCTCTCGCACAACAACATGATCGCGCTCAAGCCCATCTTGCAGGCGTGGCTGGAGGAGGCCGAGGGCGCGCAGCGCGAGAAAATGAACAAGCCCGAGCTCTTCAACGGCGGCGAGAAGAAGCGCAAGCGGACTTCCATCGCCGCGCCCGAGAAGCGCTCCCTCGAGGCCTACTTCGCCGTGCAGCCCCGGCCCTCATCCGAGAAGATCGCCGCCATCGCTGAGAAACTGGACCTCAAAAAGAACGTGGTGCGGGTGTGGTTTTGCAACCAGAGACAGAAGCAGAAGCGGATGAAATTCTCCGCCACTTACTGA